A region from the Musa acuminata AAA Group cultivar baxijiao chromosome BXJ1-10, Cavendish_Baxijiao_AAA, whole genome shotgun sequence genome encodes:
- the LOC103969114 gene encoding transcription termination factor MTERF15, mitochondrial-like, which translates to MAAATLRSVLRRNSLLPLFETTRLRDLLFFSSSVDAAAAVGGTISPDPHFMVEYLVNSCGFSPSEAAKFSKPLAHLRSTEKPDAVLNFMRSQGLGGAVIRKVISWEPNYLCYNVETNIAPKFQFLRDLGLSESDIVDAILKNHGILLFNVQRSIVPKLEMWETLLGSRELVLKHLKKTTRFFHSSVEKTLHPNLKFLRDECGIPEERVSVVLRSHPKLISQKPESLRALVARADELGMPRQSRMFVRTLDALHNVSQERFEAKVELMRSFGWSESEFSSAVRKAPTFLCISLDMLRRKVEFFMNVVGYTPSFIASHPNLLLLSLQKTVIPRFRVLEMLNTKGLWTRRGKFSYYVTLSNTKFMEKIVLPYKEKVPELLDIFESRR; encoded by the exons ATGGCTGCGGCGACGCTCCGCTCCGTACTCCGCCGCAATAGCCTGCTGCCCTTGTTCGAAACCACCCGCCTTCgagatctcctcttcttctcctcctctgtcgACGCTGCCGCCGCCGTAGGCGGCACCATATCTCCAGATCCCCACTTCATGGTGGAATACCTCGTGAACTCCTGCGGGTTCTCCCCCTCCGAGGCAGCCAAGTTCTCTAAACCCCTTGCGCACCTCCGATCCACCGAGAAACCCGACGCCGTCCTTAACTTCATGAGATCTCAGGGCCTCGGTGGCGCCGTTATCAGGAAGGTGATATCTTGGGAACCCAATTACCTGTGCTACAACGTGGAGACGAACATCGCCCCGAAGTTTCAGTTCTTACGCGATTTGGGCCTATCGGAGTCGGATATCGTCGATGCCATCCTGAAGAACCATGGCATCCTCCTCTTCAACGTTCAGCGTTCAATCGTCCCGAAATTGGAGATGTGGGAAACTCTCTTGGGATCGAGAGAGCTCGTTCTCAAGCATCTCAAGAAGACAACGCGGTTTTTCCACTCCAGCGTTGAGAAGACATTGCATCCTAACCTAAAGTTCTTGAGGGATGAGTGCGGCATTCCTGAAGAAAGGGTCTCTGTCGTCTTGAGAAGTCACCCAAAATTAATCTCACAGAAACCAGAGTCTCTCCGAGCTTTGGTGGCGAGAGCCGATGAGCTGGGGATGCCACGGCAATCTCGGATGTTCGTGCGGACACTTGATGCTCTCCACAACGTAAGCCAAGAAAGGTTCGAGGCCAAGGTCGAGCTCATGAGGAGCTTCGGGTGGTCGGAGTCGGAGTTTTCTTCTGCAGTCAGGAAAGCACCCACCTTCTTATGCATCTCCCTCGATATGTTGCGCAGAAAAGTGGAATTTTTTATGAATGTAGTCGGGTACACCCCTTCCTTCATCGCCTCCCATCCAAATCTCTTGCTATTGAGTCTGCAGAAGACGGTAATTCCTCGGTTTCGTGTTTTGGAGATGTTGAATACGAAAGGCTTGTGGACTCGACGAGGCAAGTTTTCGTACTATGTGACATTATCAAATACAAAATTCATGGAGAAGATTGTTCTACCCTACAAAGAAAAGGTTCCTGAGCTTCTTGATATTTTTGAGAGCAG GAGATGA